From the genome of Papaver somniferum cultivar HN1 chromosome 2, ASM357369v1, whole genome shotgun sequence, one region includes:
- the LOC113352321 gene encoding uncharacterized protein LOC113352321 produces the protein MESSLLSNRLGALKIPDISVDDLVQGAANWKFSFLGKVYSLKSFTVTELDKELKKLCDKSKDIFIKKEDDDSSMIKFYTQEEYEVVLKFRPWFIEGDLMALVPWDPSFPKSLMDLTKKLLWLRLYNMHPEFAYPPIVSGIASAMGEVKELDPKDCILPKGKVQKVLVLIDVRDPLRRGFWLKNAVDEDRGYLPSNSLTDPPSWNNPDSRGPRAGVAAKQTHSSGEQVPLLPSNVQTEQQNQHAEPDSPLKNLLHANINEGVANPTQ, from the exons ATGGAAAGTTCTCTGCTTTCTAACAGACTGGGAGCTTTAAAGATTCCTGATATTTCTGTTGATGATTTGGTCCAAGGTGCTGCGAACTGGAAGTTCAGTTTTTTAGGTAAAGTTTATTCACTAAAATCTTTTACTGTAACTGAGCTAGACAAAGAGTTGAAAAAGTTGTGTGATAAAAGCAAGGATATCTTTATTAAAAAGGAAGATGATGACTCGTCCATGATTAAGTTTTATACTCAAGAAGAATATGAAGTGGTGCTAAAATTTCGTCCGTGGTTTATTGAGGGAGACTTGATGGCGCTTGTTCCATGGGATCCTTCATTTCCGAAAAGTCTGATGGATCTTACCAAAAAGCTTCTTTGGCTTCGTTTATATAACATGCATCCAGAGTTTGCTTATCCTCCTATAGTTTCAGGCATAGCGTCAGCTATGGGAGAAGTTAAAGAGCTTGATCCAAAGGATTGTATTCTTCCTAAAGGTAAAGTGCAGAAAGTTTTGGTGCTTATAGACGTGCGAGATCCTTTAAGAAGAGGTTTTTGGCTTAAGAATGCGGTAGATGAGGAT AGGGGATACCTTCCTTCAAATTCTCTCACTGATCCTCCATCATGGAATAACCCGGATAGTAGGGGCCCAAGAGCTGGAGTTGCAGCAAAGCAGACTCATTCAAGTGGGGAACAAGTACCACTACTGCCATCAAATGTTCAAACTGAGCAACAAAACCAACATGCAGAACCAGATTCACCCTTAAAAAATTTGCTACATGCAAACATTAATGAGGGAGTTGCAAACCCCACTCAGTAA